The genomic region GAGCAGAGGTAGTTAGAGTTTCTGTAAGAACATTAGAAGATATACCTTCATTTAAAAAGATATGTGAAAATTCTACAGTACCGATAGTTGCTGATATTCATTTTGATTATAGAGTCGCAATAGAATCTATAAAAGCCGGAGCTGCAAAAGTTAGAATTAATCCGGGAAATATAGGTGAATCTTGGAAAGTAAAAGAAGTGGTTAAAATAGCAAAAGAATATAAAATACCTATAAGAGTCGGTGCAAACTCAGGATCAATAAAAAAAGAATATGAAAATAGTAATATGCCAAGGTATCAAGCTTTAGCAGAAAGCGCCTTACAGGAAGTTAAATTAATGGAAAATGCTGGTTTTCAAGATATTGTTATTTCAATCAAATCTACCGATGCAAAAGAAAACTTTCTTGCTAATAAATATATTTCAGAAAAAGTTCCATATCCTTTACATATAGGGATAACTGAAGCAGGAGTATATGAAGATGCTTTGGTTTTATCTTCTGCAGGATTAGGCGCCTTGTTGTTAAATAACATTGGCGATACTATAAGAATATCAATTGCAGGAGATCCTATTCAAGAAGTATTAGTGGCAAAAAAATTATTAACTTTATTAGGGTTCAAAAAAGGCCCAAGAATTATAGCCTGCCCTACATGTGCAAGAACTGAAATAAAAGTCGAAGAATTAGCTACAAAAGTAAAAGAATGGACCAAAGACATAGAGAAAGATTTAAATATTGCCGTAATGGGATGTGTTGTTAATGGCCCCGGAGAGGCAAAGCATGCAGATATAGGAATAGCAGGCACTAAAACAGGTGGTGCAATTTTTATTAACGGTGAAATTGTAGAAACAGTTTCTGAAAATATGTTAGAAAATACTTTTAAAAAATACATTGAGAATTTAATAGAGAAAAAATAAAAACAGCTGAAAAGTTTACCTTTTCAGCTGTTTAATATTATATTTCTCATTTTAACAAATGCTTCTGTTGTAATTATCACATCACCTTCTGCAGAGTGACGACTTACTTGTTTACTAATATTCAATCTTGAAGCAATCGCATCAAGATTATGCTTCCTTTCTTTTTTAAAAATCTTTCTTGACATCATTATCGTATCTATAGTTTTATTACTCAAATTATTATATCCTACTAATTCTAATTCTCTATTCAAAAATTTCATATCAAACCCTACATTTTGAATTACCAATATCTTATTATATATAAAATTCAAAAAGTTATCTGCTATTTCAAAAAATCGAGGAGCACCTATTACATGAAAATCCGATATCCCTGTCATTTTTGTAATAAAATAAGGTATAGATCTTTCAGGATTAATATATGTAACAAACTTATCTTTAACAAAATAATTACTTTCTTCAGTTATAATATTATAAACAGCTATTTCTATTATTCTATCACCATTTTGTGGATTAAGACCTGTAGTTTCTGTATCCAAAATACAAAATTCATTATTATTTTTCAACAAATTTAGCATCATATCACCTATTCAAATATTTTTATAACTAAAACATTAAATTTATCTTCCGAATTATTTTTTAACCCATGTTCAAGATTTTTATCGCAAAAAATCATATCATTTTCATTTACAGAAATATCATTGTTTTCAAATTCAACTATACCCTTTCCTTTTGAAACAAAAAATATAGTATCAAAAGGAACAGCGTGTTTATTTACTTTTTCACCAGGTTCTAAACTTATTAAAACTAATTCTATTTTTTTTGATGTAAATATTTTTCTACCATCAAAATTAATACCAGGAATTTTATTCAGAGAATCATATTTTACTAATTCCATTTTTTCACTCCTTTTTAAATTTGACAATTTATATATAAACTATATTATATCATAATGGAGATGAAGTTATGATAACATCAATTTGGCAAGATCCTTCAACAAAGATTTTCTATTTTAAAGAAAATATAAATTCAGATATAAAACAACAAAAAAGGTATTTTAATCTAATATTTGAGCATACTGAAATAAACAAAGTGCAAAAGATTCTGTCAAAGTACAGAATAAATAATTATGTTGATATAGATTTTGATTGGAAAGATATATATGGAAAAAAGTTAATAAACACTACACTTGATATAAATTATAATATTTTTAGAAAAATTATTGATGAAATGGAAAGAAACAATGTTTATGTGTATGGAAAAAATATAATGAACATATTTAACAGCCCCATTTCCGAAAAACCAGAAGATAAAAAAATATGGTTTTTAGATATTGAAGTGAATAGTGAAGATATTAAAAATTATACAGGAAATATTACTTCTATCACATATTATGATACATATAAAAAAAATGAATATATACTCGTTGTTTATGACAAAAAAATTAAATCCAACAGAAACATCATAAAATTCAAATCGGAAAAAGAAATGTTGATCTATTTCAACAAATTAATCTTTACTGAAAAACCGGATATTATAACTGGTTGGTTTTCAAATGGCTTTGATATACCTTATATTATAAGTAGAGCTAATTATTACAATATAAATCTAACTGCAATTCCTGGTTTAAGACATAATTCTTTTCAAAGAGATGGGAAATATTATAATTCTATTCCCGGTGTAAATTTAATTGATTTTCTGGAAATGTATAGAAGATATGTACTGGATAAACCAGCCTCATATAAACTGGATATTGTAGCCAAACATCATAATATAGAAGGAAAAACAGAAATAAAAGGATATAATTATTATAAAAGCGATATAAATAAGTTTATTGAATATGCAGGCAGAGATGTTGAAATTCTGGTTGAGCTTGAAAATAAATTAAAACTCATAGGTTTAATCTGTTCTTTGCAGGCATTAATTAGAGTTCCTTTTCCTATTCTTTTTGGAACCTCAAATTCTATAGAACATTATATTCAACAATTTATTTTAAAGGACAAAATAACGTTTAGATTTTATGAAAGAGAAAATACCGGTATTCATGTAAGTGGTGCCATTGTTTTAACTCCACCCAATAAAACATATGATAATGTTATAGTCCTGGATTTCACTTCACTTTACCCAAATATAATTGCTACTTTTAATATTTCTCCAGAAACACTTATATATAATATCAATTATAATAAAAAACATATAGATCTCGGGAAAATATTGCCAGAAGAGGAAAACGATAAATATCTTCCTATAAAATTCACATTAGAAAAAACTGGAATATTATCATCTTTAGTAAAACATTTGTTGAAAGAACGTTTATATTATAAAAACCTAAAAAAAGAAACTGATCCCAATAATCCTGATTATACAATTTATGACATAAAACAATATAATTATAAAATTCTTTTAAATTCAATGTATGGTGTTCTTGGTACAAATAATTTTGCTTTACATGATATTAGAATTTCTCTTGCTATATTAGCCGCTGCAAGATCTGCTTTAAGATATGTAAATAATACATTGAATAATCATCTCTTTGAAAACATAAAAATAAATAACCGCAATATAACTTTCAAAACTCATGTATTATATTCAGATACGGATAGTTCTTTTAATTATATTGAATGTAGCGAAAATTTATCAAAAAAAGATATAATAGAAATCGGAAATTATTTAGCAGATTTTATTAACAAAAAACTTCCAGAAGAATTTATCCCTAAATTTACAGAAGAAAAAATAGAATGCACATTAAATATAGAAGTAGATAAGATATATAAGAGAGTGCGTTTTTTTGGCATTAAAAAAAGATATTTTGGTTATGATTTTGATGGCAAAATCATAACTCATGGTGTTGAAATAGTAAGAAAAGACACTCCGGAATCCATAAAAGAGATATTAACCACTTTATTTTTAAAAGCACTAAATAATGAATTAACTATAGAAGATATTATTAGTCAATATAACAAAATAAAACAATATAATATTGAAGAAATTGCATTAATTAAAAGCATTAGAAGAAAGGATTTCACAAAATATAAAACATTACCCAATCATATTAAATCCGCCATATTTATGGAAAGTGTATATAATTTCAAATATGCCTATGATGATAGATTATTGTATTACTATATTAAATATTATAATTATAAGCATTTTGAAAAGATTAAAAATATTTTTAACAAAATGCCCGAACATAATGTCTATTATATTTCTGCAAGTATTGAAAGAGAACATCTTGAAGAATTTAAAAAATTATTATATAATGATTTTGAAATTGACTATTACACTCTTTTCCAAAAACAAGTATTATCTTCTTTGAAGCAATTCTCTGAATATAGAAATTTAATAGAAAAAGCTAATTTAAAAATTAAATTATTAGAAGGTTTTCCTTTAAAAGCAGAACAATTAAAATTATTTAGGGAGGAGACATAATGGAAAAATTACTGGAAAAATATGCTGAACTTTTAGTAAAAGTAGGAATTAATGTTCAAAAAGGGCAAAGAGTTTTTTTAAGATCCACAATTGACGCTGTAGATTTTACAAGAAAAGTTGCAGAAAAAGCCTATGAAGCTGGAGCAAAAGAAGTATACACGGTATATAATGATGAATATATGCTATTTTTAAAATTAAAAT from Marinitoga aeolica harbors:
- a CDS encoding cupin domain-containing protein gives rise to the protein MELVKYDSLNKIPGINFDGRKIFTSKKIELVLISLEPGEKVNKHAVPFDTIFFVSKGKGIVEFENNDISVNENDMIFCDKNLEHGLKNNSEDKFNVLVIKIFE
- the ispG gene encoding flavodoxin-dependent (E)-4-hydroxy-3-methylbut-2-enyl-diphosphate synthase produces the protein MFSKNTVYIKNIPIGGNNPIIIQSMTNTDTLDTEKTIKQIINLSNAGAEVVRVSVRTLEDIPSFKKICENSTVPIVADIHFDYRVAIESIKAGAAKVRINPGNIGESWKVKEVVKIAKEYKIPIRVGANSGSIKKEYENSNMPRYQALAESALQEVKLMENAGFQDIVISIKSTDAKENFLANKYISEKVPYPLHIGITEAGVYEDALVLSSAGLGALLLNNIGDTIRISIAGDPIQEVLVAKKLLTLLGFKKGPRIIACPTCARTEIKVEELATKVKEWTKDIEKDLNIAVMGCVVNGPGEAKHADIGIAGTKTGGAIFINGEIVETVSENMLENTFKKYIENLIEKK
- a CDS encoding DNA polymerase domain-containing protein, whose protein sequence is MITSIWQDPSTKIFYFKENINSDIKQQKRYFNLIFEHTEINKVQKILSKYRINNYVDIDFDWKDIYGKKLINTTLDINYNIFRKIIDEMERNNVYVYGKNIMNIFNSPISEKPEDKKIWFLDIEVNSEDIKNYTGNITSITYYDTYKKNEYILVVYDKKIKSNRNIIKFKSEKEMLIYFNKLIFTEKPDIITGWFSNGFDIPYIISRANYYNINLTAIPGLRHNSFQRDGKYYNSIPGVNLIDFLEMYRRYVLDKPASYKLDIVAKHHNIEGKTEIKGYNYYKSDINKFIEYAGRDVEILVELENKLKLIGLICSLQALIRVPFPILFGTSNSIEHYIQQFILKDKITFRFYERENTGIHVSGAIVLTPPNKTYDNVIVLDFTSLYPNIIATFNISPETLIYNINYNKKHIDLGKILPEEENDKYLPIKFTLEKTGILSSLVKHLLKERLYYKNLKKETDPNNPDYTIYDIKQYNYKILLNSMYGVLGTNNFALHDIRISLAILAAARSALRYVNNTLNNHLFENIKINNRNITFKTHVLYSDTDSSFNYIECSENLSKKDIIEIGNYLADFINKKLPEEFIPKFTEEKIECTLNIEVDKIYKRVRFFGIKKRYFGYDFDGKIITHGVEIVRKDTPESIKEILTTLFLKALNNELTIEDIISQYNKIKQYNIEEIALIKSIRRKDFTKYKTLPNHIKSAIFMESVYNFKYAYDDRLLYYYIKYYNYKHFEKIKNIFNKMPEHNVYYISASIEREHLEEFKKLLYNDFEIDYYTLFQKQVLSSLKQFSEYRNLIEKANLKIKLLEGFPLKAEQLKLFREET
- a CDS encoding 3'-5' exonuclease, with protein sequence MLNLLKNNNEFCILDTETTGLNPQNGDRIIEIAVYNIITEESNYFVKDKFVTYINPERSIPYFITKMTGISDFHVIGAPRFFEIADNFLNFIYNKILVIQNVGFDMKFLNRELELVGYNNLSNKTIDTIMMSRKIFKKERKHNLDAIASRLNISKQVSRHSAEGDVIITTEAFVKMRNIILNS